The Episyrphus balteatus chromosome 4, idEpiBalt1.1, whole genome shotgun sequence genome includes a window with the following:
- the LOC129918032 gene encoding transmembrane protein 164, with protein sequence MDWNWAIGGITDEVPRTAGPDCIEYMTTQRRIIEAIIVTILCLWVTHWSYKRMDPIEVPAGPPEPHSPMRLFLLILMCFIFGVEMGFKLAGESVIFVLNPCHIQTIIQIYLLAARPSKLTIALFRIQMSYVNGPFLASLFPEVESRTYAFEKCTYWIQHALLYLIPVYMLRSGAYKAEKLKDFYWVAIGVSIMFLYHFNFLTYISVLSGVNLSHMMCAAIADPFQGNNYRIAALFHESTLCPILNKLTIIMFNKPESDETSSSHVKKILQNKTQGVETIEHNILTTKID encoded by the exons atGGATTGGAATTGGGCTATTGGTGGAATTACTGATGAAGTACCACGAACTGCTGGTCCAGATTGCATTGAATACATGACAACTCAACGCCGCATTATTGAGGCAATCATCGTGACAATTTTGTGCCTATGGGTCACACATTGGTCCTACAAACGTATGGATCCCATCGAAGTACCAGCCGGACCACCTGAACCACATTCGCCTATGAGGCTTTTCCTTCTTATTCTAATGTGCTTTATATTTGGAGTTGAAATGGGTTTTAAATTGGCTGGAGAATCTGTGATATTTGTTCTCAATCCATGTCATATCCAAACAATAATTCAA ATATACCTCTTGGCAGCGAGGCCTAGTAAACTTACAATAGCCTTGTTTAGGATACAAATGAGTTATGTAAATGGACCGTTCTTGGCTTCTTTGTTTCCTGAAGTTGAAAGCAGGACGtatgcttttgaaaaatgtacctATTGGATACAACATGCTTTGTTGTATCTTATACCTGTTTATATGTTAAGAAgtg GAGCGTATAAGGCGGAAAAGTTGAAAGACTTTTACTGGGTGGCCATTGGTGTGTCAATTATGTTTCTTTATCATTTCAATTTCCTGACATATATATCGGTG TTATCAGGAGTGAATCTCAGTCATATGATGTGTGCAGCAATAGCAGATCCTTTTCAAGGCAACAACTATCGCATAGCTGCCTTGTTCCATGAGTCAACTCTATGCCCGATCCTCAATAAACTAACAATCATAATGTTCAATAAACCTGAATCCGATGAAACGTCGAGTTCGCATGTGAAAAAAATCTTACAAAATAAAACCCAAGGAGTGGAAACTATCGAGCATAATATACTGACAACTAAAATTGATtag
- the LOC129918033 gene encoding transmembrane protein 164-like yields MDWTWAVRGVTQEIPRNAGLECLNYMTNRRRIIESIFVTILCIMVMRWAYKRMDRIELPSKPHRPHSITRLFLLILMSFIFGVEFGFKLARESVIFVLNPCHVQTIVQVYLLAAKPSKLTITLFRIQMNFLNGPFLASLFPEIENRTYAFQKCTFWIQHALLYFIPVYILRSGAYKSEKLMDLNWAAISMAINLLYHFNFLAPMSVLTGVNLNHMLCAAIADPFQGENYRVYAVIHQSILCPLLNKLTFLIFAKSDEKVAYLKK; encoded by the exons ATGGATTGGACTTGGGCTGTTCGTGGAGTTACCCAGGAGATACCACGAAATGCCGGATTAGAATGCCTTAACTACATGACAAATCGACGTCGCATTATTGAATCGATATTTGTAACAATATTATGCATAATGGTTATGCGATGGGCCTACAAACGTATGGATCGCATCGAACTACCATCCAAACCACATCGGCCACATTCAATCACAAGACTCTTCCTTCTTATCCTTATGAGTTTTATATTTGGAGTTGAGTTTGGATTCAAATTGGCCCGAGAATCTGTGATATTTGTATTGAATCCATGTCATGTGCAAACGATAGTCCAA GTTTACCTCTTGGCAGCGAAGCCAAGTAAACTAACAATAACCCTGTTTAGGATTCAAATGAATTTCTTAAATGGGCCGTTCCTGGCTTCCTTGTTTCCTGAAATCGAAAACAGAACTTATGCTTTTCAAAAGTGTACTTTTTGGATACAACATGCACTGTTGTATTTTATACCAGTGTATATTTTAAGAAGCG GTGCCTACAAATCGGAGAAATTGATGGACTTAAATTGGGCAGCAATAAGCATGGCGATAAATTTACTTTATCATTTCAACTTTTTGGCTCCAATGTCAGTG TTAACTGGAGTAAATCTCAACCATATGCTGTGTGCAGCAATTGCTGATCCCTTCCAAGGTGAAAACTATCGAGTGTATGCTGTGATACATCAGTCAATTTTGTGCCCTCTCCTCAATAAACTAACCTTCCTTATATTTGCAAAATCAGATGAAAAAGTTGCATATCTCAAAAAATAA